One part of the Pseudoliparis swirei isolate HS2019 ecotype Mariana Trench chromosome 6, NWPU_hadal_v1, whole genome shotgun sequence genome encodes these proteins:
- the LOC130194661 gene encoding septin-8-B-like: protein MKKLDSKVNIIPVIAKADTISKSELHKFKIKIMSELVSNGVQIYQFPLDDETVAKVNTTMNGHLPLWERGPFAVVGSTEEVSVGNKMVKARQYPWGVVQVETESHCDFVKLREMLICS from the exons ATGAAGAAACTAGACAGCAAGGTGAACATAATCCCAGTGATCGCCAAGGCTGACACCATCAGTAAGAGCGAGCTGCACAAATTCAAGATCAAGATCATGAGCGAGCTGGTCAGCAACGGCGTGCAAATTTATCAGTTCCCCCTGGATGATGAGACTGTCGCCAAGGTCAACACTACGATGAATGGTCATTTGCCATTGTGGGAgcggggg CCATTTGCTGTGGTAGGCAGCACCGAGGAAGTCTCTGTTGGCAATAAGATGGTGAAGGCTCGTCAGTATCCCTGGGGTGTAGTTCAAGTGGAGACCGAGAGTCACTGTGACTTCGTaaagctgagggagatgttgatCTGTAGCTGA